The following coding sequences lie in one Miscanthus floridulus cultivar M001 chromosome 9, ASM1932011v1, whole genome shotgun sequence genomic window:
- the LOC136481770 gene encoding putative protease Do-like 14 has protein sequence MPASDPSRMLLRCGRRAALLLAAAAALSRGRDPDTAVYASVSPPQPLRQALPAEGLRSGTRLFSPWLPPFPYQGFPILNTFTSASVSPANHRDQGSDGSSGDSRCCPGCLGRNSIAKAASAVGPAVVNISSMHDMHGWVQEQSIGSGTIIDPDGTILTCAHVVADFQSTKAIVRRKVSVTLQDGREFEGVVLNADRLSDIAVVKIKSMTPLPAARLGSSSRLQPGDWVVALGCPLSLQNTVTAGIVSCVDRKSSDLGLGGLRREYLQTDCAINKGNSGGPLVNLDGEIIGVNVMKVWNADGLSFAVPIDSVIKIVENFKKNGRVVRPWLGLKMLDLNPMIIAQLKEKSSTFPDVRKGVLVPMVTPASPAEQAGFRPGDVVVEFGGKPVESIKEIIDIMGDKVGVPFKVLVERANNVTVTLTVIPEEADASR, from the exons ATGCCAGCCAGCGATCCTTCCAGAATGCTCCTCCGCtgcggccgccgcgccgcgctcctcctcgccgcagccgccgccctcTCGCGCGGCCGCGACCCCGACACGGCCGTCTACGCCTCGGTCTCCCCGCCGCAGCCGCTCCGCCAGGCCCTCCCCGCCGAGGGGCTCCGCTCCGGCACCCGCCTCTTCTCCCCGTGGCTGCCCCCGTTTCCGTACCAAG GGTTCCCAATACTAAATACCTTCACGTCTGCATCGGTTTCACCGGCTAACCACAGAGACCAAGGTTCTGACGGAAGCTCAGGTGATTCAAGATGCTGCCCAGGGTGTCTAGGCAGGAATTCGATTGCCAAGGCGGCATCTGCAGTTGGTCCTGCTGTTGTAAACATTTCTTCTATGCATG ATATGCATGGATGGGTGCAAGAGCAGAGCATCGGATCTGGAACTATAATAGATCCAGATGGGACAATATTGACATGTGCGCATGTTGTTGCAGATTTTCAAAGCACAAAAGCAATTGTGAGGAGAAAG GTTAGTGTGACTTTACAAGATGGTCGTGAATTTGAAGGTGTTGTCCTTAATGCTGACCGCCTGTCTGACATCGCCGTTGTGAAGATTAAATCTATGACCCCTTTACCGGCTGCCAGGCTTGGATCGTCATCTCGACTTCAGCCAGGTGATTGGGTTGTTGCTCTGGGCTGTCCACTTTCTCTTCAGAACACAGTTACCGCTGGTATTGTCAG ctgtGTTGACCGGAAAAGCAGTGATCTGGGTCTTGGAGGATTACGAAGGGAGTATCTGCAAACAGATTGCGCTATTAATAAG GGAAATTCTGGAGGCCCTCTTGTGAACCTTGATGGTGAGATTATTGGAGTTAATGTGATGAAAGTTTGGAATGCTGATGGTTTGAGCTTTGCAGTACCAATTGACTCTGTCATTAAAATAGTAGAGAACTTTAAAAAAAATGG GAGAGTTGTAAGGCCATGGCTTGGCTTAAAGATGCTTGACCTGAATCCCATGATCATTGCACAGCTCAAAGAAAAATCAAGTACTTTTCCAGATGTAAGAAAAGGGGTGCTTGTTCCTATG GTTACACCAGCATCTCCAGCTGAACAAGCAGGATTTCGTCCTGGGGATGTGGTTGTTGAATTTGGTGGCAAACCAGTTGAGAGCATCAAAGAG ATCATTGATATCATGGGGGACAAGGTCGGAGTACCATTTAAAGTTCTTGTTGAACGAGCGAACAATGTGACAGTGACCTTAACTGTtataccagaggaggcagatgcCAGCAGATGA